From the Bacillus alveayuensis genome, the window TTACTTCACCATTGATTGCATCACGGATTTTCCGTTTTAATTGCTGGTCTTTTTCTGAATCACTATTAGCTAAAATGCGAAGTCGAATCGCCTCATTTGGAATGACTACCACTCCTGTATTTCCTCTCGCTTCTGTCGGTGAATCAAAAGCTGTTAATAGTCCGCCGATTAATAATAATAAAATATAAATAAGAACTAAAGCTTGTTTCTTCATTCATCCCCTCTCCCTTCATTCGTCATTATGGTCAGAGTGAGGATTTCTTAAACCTTCTATTTTTAAAAATCTAGAAAAATAGATTCGATAAATCATAGAATAAAATAATCTTTCAATACATGAAGCATGATTGAACACGCCCGAAAAATAAGGCTGTTCTGCCTTTCTCAAGCAAAACAGCCTTTTGGGATTAAAGCGCAGCAAACACGATTCGCTCATTTCCATTTATATCATTTACGATTTCGACTTTCGCTTCCGGAAACGCTTGCTCAATCATATTGGCAACATCTGCTCCTTGGCCGTGCCCAATTTCAAAACCAATAAATGCTTTTGATTTGATCACATAGGGAATTTCTTTCACAAGGCGGCGGTAAAAATGAAGCCCATCCGGACCTCCAGCAAGTGCTCGCTTCGGTTCAAAATCCTTTACGACGGCAGAAAGCGAAAGAATTTCCTCATCTGGAATATAAGGCGGGTTGGACACAACTATATCAACTTTTTCTCCTGCTTTGATGAATGGCTGAAGCAAATCACCTTGTATAAAGCGGACGGAAGCATTTAAGCGTTTACTGTTTTCTTTTGCCACTTTTAGCGACTCATAAGCAATATCAATTCCAGTTACGTTCATCCGTTCGTTTTCAAGAGCAAGAGTAATCGCGATGACACCGCTGCCGGTCCCAACATCTACAACGTTGATTTCCTTTTCATTCGCAAATATCTCATTTGTACGCTCGAGAATTCCGTAAACTAATTCTTCTGTTTCTGGCCTTGGAATTAACACTTCTTTATTCACTATAAAGGAGCGGCCGTAAAACTGTTCATAGCCGATTAAATATTGAACAGGAACCCCACTGGCGTGTTTATACACATCATGTTGAAAGGACTGCCAAACCTCTTCTCGGATCGATGTTCGCATATTTGCGAGCAGCTGGGCACGTGTCATCTGTAAATGATGACAAATTAAAAGCTCTGCAGCGTTTTCTTCCCTTCCCGCATTTTGTAAAAAAGAAGAAGCCCATTTAAGGGCTTCAAATACTTGCGGCACAGCTATTCCCCCGCTTGCTCTAGCTTTTTTGCTTGATCTTCCATAATTAGGGCATCAATGATTTCATCTAATTTCCCTTCTAAAATTTGATCAAGCTTTTGGATGGTTAAGCCAATACGGTGGTCAGTTACGCGGTTTTGCGGGAAGTTATAAGTACGAATCCGTTCAGAGCGGTCTCCTGTACCAACAGCCATCTTTCTCGTTTGATCATACTCGGCCTGTGCCTCCTGCTGATATTTATCATAAATACGAGCACGTAAAACTTTCATCGCCTTTTCTTTATTTTTGATTTGCGATTTTTCATCCTGGCAGGAAACGACGATTCCTGTTGGGATGTGTGTTAAACGAACAGCAGACATCGTTGTATTAACACTTTGTCCTCCCGGTCCGCTTGAAGCAAAGGTATCTACACGAATATCTTTTTCATGAATCTCCACTTCAACCTCTTCAGCTTCTGGCAGACAGGCAACCGTTGCAGTT encodes:
- a CDS encoding release factor glutamine methyltransferase (product_source=KO:K02493; cath_funfam=1.10.8.10,3.40.50.150; cog=COG2890; ko=KO:K02493; pfam=PF05175; superfamily=53335; tigrfam=TIGR03534), with translation MPQVFEALKWASSFLQNAGREENAAELLICHHLQMTRAQLLANMRTSIREEVWQSFQHDVYKHASGVPVQYLIGYEQFYGRSFIVNKEVLIPRPETEELVYGILERTNEIFANEKEINVVDVGTGSGVIAITLALENERMNVTGIDIAYESLKVAKENSKRLNASVRFIQGDLLQPFIKAGEKVDIVVSNPPYIPDEEILSLSAVVKDFEPKRALAGGPDGLHFYRRLVKEIPYVIKSKAFIGFEIGHGQGADVANMIEQAFPEAKVEIVNDINGNERIVFAAL